From Providencia sp. R33, a single genomic window includes:
- the ycaC gene encoding isochorismate family cysteine hydrolase YcaC produces the protein MSFKYNRLDKDNAAVLLVDHQTGLLSLVRDQDPDKFKNSVLALASLAKYFNLPTILTTSFENGPNGPLIPELKEMFPDAPYIARPGQINAWDNEEFVKAVKATGKKQLIIAGVVTEVCVAFPALSALEEDYEVFVITDASGTFNPITRDAAWDRMSKAGAQLMSWFGAACELHRDWRNDVEGLGTLFSNHIPDYRNLMTSYALLSEKK, from the coding sequence ATGAGCTTCAAATATAACCGTTTAGATAAAGACAATGCTGCAGTATTACTTGTTGACCACCAAACAGGCTTGTTATCACTGGTTCGTGACCAAGATCCTGATAAATTTAAGAATAGCGTTTTAGCATTAGCTTCACTTGCCAAGTATTTTAACTTACCAACGATTCTAACAACCTCTTTCGAAAATGGACCTAATGGCCCATTAATTCCTGAATTAAAAGAAATGTTTCCTGATGCACCTTATATCGCACGTCCAGGGCAGATCAACGCTTGGGATAACGAAGAGTTTGTTAAAGCAGTGAAAGCAACAGGCAAAAAACAGTTAATTATTGCAGGTGTGGTAACAGAGGTCTGTGTGGCCTTCCCTGCGTTGTCTGCTTTAGAAGAAGATTATGAAGTATTCGTCATAACGGATGCGTCGGGAACATTTAACCCAATTACACGTGATGCAGCTTGGGATAGAATGTCAAAAGCGGGGGCTCAACTAATGAGCTGGTTTGGTGCTGCGTGTGAACTACATCGCGACTGGCGTAATGACGTGGAAGGTTTAGGAACGCTGTTTTCAAACCATATCCCTGACTACCGTAACTTAATGACTAGCTACGCATTACTTTCAGAGAAGAAATAG
- the dusA gene encoding tRNA dihydrouridine(20/20a) synthase DusA — translation MQQNTPKQGYQNLNRFSVAPMLDWTDRHCRYFHRLLSKNTLLYTEMVTTGAIIYGKGNYLAFSEEEHPVSLQLGGSDPAALAQCAKLAEERGYDEINLNVGCPSDRVQNGRFGACLMGDAQLVADCIKAMQDVVSIPVTVKTRIGIDEQDSYEFLCDFIETVSSKGGCEMFIIHARKAWLSGLSPKENREIPPLDYPRVYQLKRDFPHLTMAINGGIKTLEEAKEHLQHLDGVMVGREAYQNPSILTAVDNQLFGEHFPVTNGVDAVRAMYPYIESELSKGAYLGHMTRHMLGIFQGIPGARQWRRHLSENAHKKGADLAVVEQALEFVTRGE, via the coding sequence ATGCAGCAAAATACACCAAAACAAGGTTATCAAAATTTAAACCGTTTTTCCGTTGCGCCTATGCTCGATTGGACAGACCGCCATTGCCGCTATTTCCATCGCTTATTAAGCAAAAATACCTTGTTGTACACCGAAATGGTGACAACGGGGGCTATTATCTATGGAAAGGGAAATTACCTTGCGTTTAGTGAAGAAGAGCACCCTGTTTCATTGCAACTGGGTGGCAGCGACCCTGCGGCGTTAGCCCAGTGCGCCAAGCTTGCTGAAGAGCGCGGTTACGATGAAATTAATTTAAATGTGGGTTGCCCATCTGACCGAGTGCAAAATGGCCGTTTTGGTGCGTGCTTAATGGGGGATGCGCAGTTGGTGGCGGATTGCATAAAAGCGATGCAAGACGTGGTATCCATTCCAGTGACGGTTAAAACCCGTATTGGTATTGATGAGCAAGATAGCTACGAATTTTTGTGTGATTTTATCGAAACCGTTTCTAGCAAGGGCGGCTGTGAAATGTTTATTATCCATGCGCGCAAAGCATGGTTATCTGGCCTAAGCCCAAAAGAAAATCGCGAAATCCCCCCTTTAGATTACCCCCGTGTTTACCAATTAAAGCGTGATTTTCCGCATTTAACGATGGCGATTAACGGTGGCATTAAAACGCTGGAAGAAGCAAAAGAACACCTTCAACATCTCGATGGCGTGATGGTGGGGCGCGAAGCCTATCAAAACCCGTCTATTTTAACGGCGGTTGATAACCAATTGTTTGGTGAGCACTTTCCTGTGACGAATGGTGTTGATGCCGTGCGGGCGATGTACCCGTATATTGAAAGTGAATTGTCTAAAGGCGCTTATTTAGGCCATATGACACGCCATATGTTAGGTATTTTCCAGGGCATCCCGGGGGCTCGCCAATGGCGTCGCCATCTAAGTGAAAACGCCCACAAAAAAGGTGCTGACTTAGCGGTGGTTGAGCAGGCTCTGGAGTTTGTAACTCGCGGTGAATAG
- a CDS encoding YdgH/BhsA/McbA-like domain containing protein, translated as MNMFKTLMAASVLSMMAFGASAATLTATSDTLDSAEAIIAAKAKAAGADSYTITSARMGNVVTMSAETK; from the coding sequence ATGAACATGTTTAAAACTCTGATGGCAGCTTCTGTATTATCTATGATGGCATTTGGCGCTTCAGCAGCAACCTTAACTGCAACAAGCGATACGTTGGATTCAGCAGAAGCGATTATTGCCGCTAAAGCAAAAGCAGCAGGTGCAGATAGCTACACAATTACCAGTGCTCGTATGGGTAATGTGGTGACAATGAGTGCAGAAACCAAGTAG
- the dnaB gene encoding replicative DNA helicase has product MAKKPSSNFKTDAPRDHQMEGLKLPPHSLEAEQSVLGGLMLDNERWDTVSERVTHADFFSRPHRTIFSQMQILLERGKPIDLITLSESLEQEGELDSVGGFAYLAELSKNTPSAANINAYADIVRERAVVRDMISVANEIADAGYDPQGRSSEDLLDLAESKVFQIAESRANKDEGPKGIEAILSETVEKIEQLYQQPHDGVTGVSTGYQDLDKKTAGLQGSDLIIVAARPSMGKTTFAMNLCENAAMTEEKPVLIFSLEMPGNQIMMRMLASLSRVDQTRIRTGQLDDEDWARISSTMGILMEKRNMYIDDSSGLTPTEVRSRARRIYREHGGLSLIMIDYLQLMRVPSLSDNRTLEIAEISRSLKALAKELNVPVVALSQLNRSLEQRADKRPVNSDLRESGSIEQDADLIMFIYRDEVYHDNSELKGVAEIILGKQRNGPIGTVRLTFNGQWSRFDNYAGPAYNDED; this is encoded by the coding sequence ATGGCTAAAAAACCCTCATCAAATTTTAAAACAGATGCCCCTCGGGACCACCAAATGGAAGGTTTGAAACTTCCACCGCACTCTCTTGAGGCGGAGCAATCTGTTTTAGGCGGTTTGATGTTGGATAACGAACGCTGGGATACCGTCTCTGAGCGGGTCACGCACGCTGACTTTTTTAGCCGTCCTCACCGCACGATTTTCTCGCAGATGCAAATATTGCTAGAGCGGGGCAAGCCGATTGACTTAATTACTTTGTCAGAATCGTTAGAGCAAGAAGGTGAGCTTGATAGTGTCGGGGGCTTTGCTTACCTAGCGGAGTTATCAAAAAACACGCCAAGTGCGGCGAACATCAATGCTTATGCGGACATCGTTCGCGAACGTGCAGTTGTGCGTGATATGATTTCTGTCGCCAATGAAATTGCGGATGCGGGTTACGACCCACAAGGGCGTAGCAGTGAAGACTTGCTGGATTTAGCGGAAAGCAAAGTTTTCCAAATCGCAGAATCACGCGCGAACAAAGATGAAGGGCCAAAAGGTATTGAAGCCATTTTGTCCGAAACCGTCGAAAAAATTGAGCAGCTCTACCAGCAACCTCATGATGGGGTTACAGGGGTTTCTACAGGTTATCAAGACCTAGATAAAAAAACAGCAGGGCTACAAGGCTCAGATTTAATTATCGTGGCAGCGCGTCCATCCATGGGTAAAACCACCTTTGCGATGAACTTGTGTGAAAATGCGGCGATGACAGAAGAAAAACCGGTGCTAATTTTCAGTTTGGAGATGCCCGGTAACCAGATCATGATGCGTATGCTCGCATCACTTTCGCGTGTTGACCAAACGCGCATTCGTACTGGCCAATTAGACGATGAAGATTGGGCGCGTATTTCCAGCACAATGGGAATTTTGATGGAAAAGCGCAACATGTACATCGATGACTCATCTGGTCTGACGCCTACAGAGGTGCGTTCCCGTGCGAGGCGTATTTACCGTGAACACGGTGGCTTAAGCCTGATCATGATTGACTACCTTCAACTAATGCGTGTTCCTTCGCTCTCTGATAACCGTACCCTTGAAATTGCCGAAATTTCACGTTCACTCAAAGCGTTAGCGAAAGAACTTAATGTGCCTGTAGTGGCGTTATCACAGCTTAACCGTAGCCTTGAGCAACGTGCAGATAAACGCCCAGTTAACTCCGACTTGCGTGAATCGGGGTCTATCGAGCAGGATGCGGACTTAATTATGTTTATCTACCGTGATGAGGTTTACCACGATAACAGCGAGCTCAAAGGGGTTGCGGAGATTATTTTAGGTAAGCAACGTAACGGGCCGATTGGTACGGTAAGGTTGACGTTTAACGGGCAGTGGTCGCGCTTTGATAACTACGCGGGGCCTGCGTATAACGACGAAGACTAA
- a CDS encoding quinone oxidoreductase, translating into MAKRIEFAQHGGADVLNFVDYSPTAPADNEIQIENRAIGINFIDTYVRSGLYPVAKLPSGLGTEAAGVVVKTGAHVTGFKPGDRVVYAQGPLGAYSEVHNVPEHAVAHLPDGITFEQAAASSLKGMTVYYLFHQTYQLQRDEVFLFHAAAGGVGLIACQWAKALGAKMIGTVGSADKALRAKEAGAWDVINYQTEDIAARVKEITQGEKVSVAYDSVGQSTWLASLDSLKRRGLMVSFGNASGPVTGVNLGILNQKGGLYVTRPSLGVYVTNRAELDQASNALFDMILSGNVNVDVPQSQIFALKDAQKAHTTIESRKTQGSSLLIP; encoded by the coding sequence ATGGCAAAACGTATCGAGTTCGCGCAGCATGGTGGCGCTGACGTTCTAAACTTTGTAGATTATTCCCCAACCGCACCTGCTGATAACGAAATTCAAATCGAAAACCGCGCAATCGGCATCAATTTTATCGACACCTACGTTCGTAGCGGCCTCTATCCTGTGGCTAAATTACCCAGTGGTCTCGGTACCGAAGCGGCTGGTGTGGTCGTCAAAACAGGTGCCCACGTCACGGGTTTCAAACCCGGTGACCGCGTGGTGTACGCCCAAGGCCCACTGGGTGCATACAGCGAAGTGCACAATGTACCGGAGCACGCTGTTGCCCACTTACCCGATGGTATTACCTTTGAACAAGCCGCAGCTAGCTCACTCAAAGGAATGACAGTCTACTATTTATTCCATCAAACGTATCAACTCCAACGTGATGAAGTGTTTTTGTTCCACGCTGCTGCGGGTGGTGTGGGCTTAATTGCCTGCCAATGGGCAAAAGCACTGGGCGCGAAAATGATTGGTACTGTGGGTTCTGCGGATAAAGCATTACGTGCAAAAGAAGCTGGCGCATGGGATGTGATTAACTACCAAACCGAGGACATTGCAGCGCGCGTTAAAGAGATCACGCAAGGCGAGAAAGTCAGTGTGGCATATGACTCTGTGGGTCAATCCACATGGCTTGCTTCTTTAGATTCACTGAAACGCCGCGGGTTGATGGTCAGTTTTGGTAACGCATCTGGCCCTGTGACAGGGGTGAATTTGGGTATTCTCAATCAAAAAGGCGGTTTATACGTCACTCGCCCATCTTTGGGGGTATATGTCACGAACCGTGCTGAGCTAGACCAAGCCAGTAACGCGTTGTTTGATATGATTTTAAGTGGCAATGTGAATGTGGATGTGCCGCAATCGCAAATTTTTGCCCTGAAAGACGCGCAAAAAGCCCACACCACTATTGAGTCGAGAAAAACCCAAGGATCAAGTTTGTTGATCCCGTAA
- the uvrA gene encoding excinuclease ABC subunit UvrA — translation MDNIEVRGARTHNLKNINLIIPRDKLIVITGLSGSGKSSLAFDTLYAEGQRRYVESLSAYARQFLSLMEKPDVDHIEGLSPAISIEQKSTSHNPRSTVGTITEIHDYLRLLFARVGEPRCPDHDIPLAAQTVSQMVDNVLAQPTDRRMMLLAPVVKERKGEHVKLLDNLASQGYIRARIDGEVCDLSDPPKLELQKKHTIEVVVDRFKIRDDIAQRLAESFETALELSGGTAVVADMDDPQAEELVFSANFACSVCGYSMVELEPRLFSFNNPAGACPSCDGLGVQQFFDPERVLQNTEISLAGGAIRGWDRRNFYYFQMLMSLAEHYKFDVEAPYDSLSPAVQKIILYGSGKETIEFKYRNDRGDITVRRHPFEGVLNNMERRYKETESTAVREELAKYISNRPCVSCNGTRLRKEARFVFVENTTLPEIADYSIGHAMEFFQNLKLSGQRAQIAEKVLKEIGDRLKFLVNVGLNYLSLSRSADTLSGGEAQRIRLASQIGAGLVGVMYVLDEPSIGLHQRDNDRLLETLIHLRDLGNTVIVVEHDEDAIRAADHVIDIGPGAGVHGGQIVAQGTLEDIVANPDSLTGKFLSGERRIEIPKQRVPVNKDKMLTVFGAKGNNLKNVTLKVPVGLFTCITGVSGSGKSTLINDTLFPIAQRQLNGATTITPAPYLDVEGLEHFDKVIDIDQSPIGRTPRSNPATYTGVFTPVRELFAGVPESRTRGYNPGRFSFNVKGGRCEACQGDGVIKVEMHFLPDVYVPCDQCKGKRYNRETLEIKYKGKSIHEVLDMTIEESREFFDAVPALARKLQTLMDVGLSYIRLGQSATTLSGGEAQRVKLAKELSKRGTGQTIYILDEPTTGLHFADIQQLLVVLHQLRDQGNTIVVIEHNLDVIKTADWIVDLGPEGGSGGGEILIAGTPEEVAECEKSHTSRFLKTILERGY, via the coding sequence GGATAATATCGAAGTCCGCGGCGCACGCACGCATAATCTGAAGAACATCAACCTCATTATTCCTCGTGACAAACTGATTGTTATCACGGGTTTATCTGGCTCAGGAAAATCGTCTTTAGCCTTTGACACCCTATATGCAGAGGGTCAGCGCCGGTATGTTGAGTCTCTATCAGCCTACGCTCGGCAGTTTCTGTCTTTAATGGAAAAGCCTGACGTAGACCATATTGAAGGGCTATCTCCTGCGATTTCGATTGAACAAAAATCCACTTCACATAACCCGCGTTCTACCGTGGGAACCATCACTGAAATTCATGACTACCTGCGGTTATTGTTTGCGCGGGTTGGTGAGCCTCGTTGCCCTGATCACGATATTCCATTAGCGGCACAAACCGTTAGCCAAATGGTTGATAATGTTTTAGCGCAGCCAACCGATCGCCGAATGATGTTGCTTGCCCCTGTCGTCAAAGAACGTAAAGGAGAGCACGTTAAATTACTCGATAACTTAGCGAGCCAAGGCTATATCCGTGCGCGAATTGATGGGGAAGTTTGCGATCTTTCTGATCCCCCTAAACTCGAATTACAGAAAAAGCACACCATTGAAGTCGTGGTTGATCGTTTTAAAATCCGCGATGACATTGCTCAGCGTTTAGCTGAGTCATTTGAAACCGCGCTAGAGCTCTCCGGCGGCACCGCCGTTGTTGCCGATATGGACGACCCGCAAGCAGAAGAGCTGGTCTTCTCCGCTAATTTCGCGTGCTCCGTTTGTGGCTATAGCATGGTGGAATTAGAACCACGCCTGTTTTCCTTTAATAACCCGGCAGGGGCTTGCCCAAGCTGTGATGGCTTAGGGGTCCAACAATTTTTTGACCCTGAGCGCGTACTGCAAAACACCGAAATCTCTTTAGCTGGTGGTGCTATTCGTGGTTGGGATCGCCGTAATTTTTATTATTTCCAGATGCTGATGTCATTGGCTGAGCACTATAAGTTTGATGTCGAAGCCCCTTATGATTCACTCAGCCCTGCGGTGCAAAAAATTATTTTGTACGGTTCAGGCAAAGAAACCATTGAGTTTAAATATCGTAATGATCGCGGGGATATTACCGTTCGCCGCCATCCATTCGAAGGTGTACTCAATAATATGGAGCGCCGTTATAAAGAAACGGAATCCACTGCCGTTCGTGAAGAACTGGCGAAATACATCAGTAACCGCCCTTGTGTTTCCTGTAATGGAACGCGTTTACGTAAAGAAGCGCGTTTTGTATTTGTTGAAAACACCACGTTACCTGAAATCGCGGATTACAGCATCGGCCATGCCATGGAGTTTTTCCAAAATTTAAAACTCAGTGGGCAACGCGCGCAAATTGCTGAAAAAGTGCTGAAAGAAATTGGTGACCGCCTTAAATTCTTAGTTAACGTTGGCTTAAACTACTTAAGTTTGTCACGCTCTGCCGATACCTTGTCAGGTGGTGAAGCCCAGCGTATTCGCCTTGCTAGCCAAATTGGTGCAGGCTTAGTGGGTGTAATGTATGTGCTTGATGAGCCTTCTATTGGTCTGCATCAACGGGATAATGATCGACTATTAGAAACCTTGATCCACCTACGTGATTTAGGTAATACAGTGATCGTCGTAGAGCACGATGAAGACGCCATTCGCGCTGCTGATCATGTGATTGATATCGGCCCAGGTGCTGGTGTACATGGTGGCCAAATTGTCGCTCAAGGTACATTAGAAGATATCGTGGCTAACCCAGATTCCTTAACAGGTAAGTTCTTAAGTGGTGAACGTCGAATTGAAATTCCGAAACAGCGTGTTCCTGTCAATAAGGACAAAATGCTCACGGTGTTTGGCGCAAAAGGTAACAACCTGAAAAATGTGACTTTAAAAGTGCCAGTCGGGTTATTTACTTGTATTACGGGCGTATCTGGCTCAGGGAAATCGACACTGATTAACGACACATTATTCCCAATTGCCCAGCGCCAACTCAATGGGGCAACCACCATTACCCCTGCGCCTTATTTGGATGTTGAAGGCTTGGAACATTTCGATAAAGTCATCGATATAGACCAAAGCCCAATCGGGCGAACACCGCGTTCTAACCCTGCGACTTATACCGGTGTGTTTACGCCAGTTCGTGAATTATTTGCAGGGGTACCAGAGTCCCGTACTCGTGGTTATAACCCGGGTCGTTTTAGCTTCAACGTGAAAGGTGGGCGCTGTGAGGCCTGTCAGGGTGATGGCGTTATCAAAGTTGAGATGCACTTCTTGCCTGACGTCTACGTACCGTGTGACCAATGTAAAGGCAAACGTTATAACCGCGAAACCTTGGAAATCAAATACAAAGGTAAGAGCATTCATGAAGTTCTCGACATGACTATCGAAGAATCTCGTGAGTTCTTTGATGCGGTTCCTGCCCTTGCTCGTAAGCTGCAAACCTTGATGGATGTGGGTTTATCCTATATTCGTCTTGGCCAATCAGCGACCACGTTATCAGGCGGTGAAGCACAGCGCGTTAAGCTGGCGAAAGAGCTCTCCAAACGCGGTACTGGGCAAACTATTTATATTTTAGATGAGCCAACGACAGGCCTGCACTTTGCTGATATCCAACAGCTTTTAGTCGTACTGCATCAGTTACGTGACCAAGGCAACACCATTGTGGTCATTGAACATAACCTTGATGTGATTAAAACAGCAGACTGGATTGTCGATCTAGGCCCTGAAGGGGGTAGTGGCGGTGGTGAAATTCTCATTGCAGGTACACCAGAAGAAGTGGCTGAGTGTGAGAAATCCCATACTTCAAGGTTCTTAAAAACCATTTTAGAACGCGGTTATTAA
- the alr gene encoding alanine racemase: MKAATALINRRALRHNLQRVKEIAPNSQLIAVVKANAYGHGLVGVGSAVETLVDGFGVARLNEALLLRQHGVKKPVVLLEGFFEQADLELMAAHKIDTVIHCVEQLEMLETAKLPHSLKVWMKLDTGMHRLGVLPKDAEAFYQRLQRSENVELPINIVSHFCQADAPHLPTTQHQIDCFKQFIAGKEGEKSIAASAGILLWPEAHYDWVRPGIMMYGASPQEGKSAADFGLQPVMTLKSTLIAVREHSAGQCVGYGETWCSEKDTRLGVVAIGYGDGYPRNVPSGTPVLINGRKVPIIGRISMDMTVVDLGLNATDKVGDDVVLWGNGLPVEEIAAQTGIINYELLTKLTSRVAMEYVDE; encoded by the coding sequence ATGAAAGCGGCAACCGCATTGATAAACCGCCGCGCTCTGCGACACAACTTGCAACGGGTGAAAGAAATTGCCCCTAATAGCCAACTGATTGCAGTTGTTAAAGCAAACGCTTATGGTCATGGGTTAGTTGGAGTGGGAAGTGCAGTGGAAACGCTGGTAGATGGCTTTGGTGTGGCAAGGTTGAATGAGGCATTGCTACTGCGCCAACATGGTGTCAAAAAACCAGTCGTCTTATTGGAAGGTTTTTTTGAGCAAGCAGACCTTGAGTTGATGGCGGCGCATAAAATTGACACCGTTATTCACTGCGTTGAACAGCTTGAAATGCTTGAAACGGCTAAGTTACCGCATTCCCTCAAAGTTTGGATGAAGTTGGATACAGGGATGCACCGCCTTGGCGTATTGCCAAAAGACGCTGAAGCTTTTTATCAACGCCTACAGCGCAGTGAAAATGTTGAATTGCCAATTAATATTGTCAGCCACTTCTGCCAAGCAGATGCGCCACACTTACCAACCACTCAGCACCAAATAGACTGCTTCAAACAGTTTATTGCGGGCAAAGAGGGTGAAAAATCCATTGCGGCATCCGCAGGTATCCTATTATGGCCTGAAGCTCACTATGACTGGGTTCGTCCCGGGATCATGATGTACGGTGCTTCACCTCAAGAAGGAAAAAGTGCGGCAGATTTCGGTTTACAGCCAGTCATGACTTTAAAATCCACCTTAATCGCTGTGAGAGAACATTCAGCAGGCCAATGTGTTGGCTATGGTGAAACGTGGTGTAGTGAGAAAGATACTCGCCTTGGGGTTGTTGCCATTGGTTATGGGGATGGCTATCCTCGTAATGTGCCATCAGGGACACCAGTATTAATTAATGGGCGAAAAGTGCCGATTATTGGCCGTATTTCGATGGATATGACCGTCGTGGATTTAGGGTTAAATGCCACCGATAAAGTGGGGGATGACGTGGTTTTATGGGGTAATGGACTGCCAGTTGAAGAAATTGCCGCACAAACAGGCATTATCAACTATGAGCTACTCACCAAATTGACCTCACGTGTTGCAATGGAATATGTAGACGAATAG
- a CDS encoding amino acid aminotransferase, protein MFEHVDAYPGDPILSLMDEFNKDTRDNKINLSIGLYYDGEGKTPELATVGTAKASLNKLPASASLYLPMEGLKDYRLELQKLVFGEDCPLIAQERIATVQTIGGSGALKIGADFLHQYYPDSEVWCSDPTWENHASIFSGAGTKVHYYPYFDEKTKGVKFDEMLATFKKLPANSIILMHPCCHNPTGSDLTPAQWDEVTKVAIEHKLIPFLDIAYQGFAEGINEDAYAIRAMVKAGLTVFVSNSFSKIFGIYGERAGGLSVICENTDERDRVLGQLKAGVRRLYSSPPSNGAKIVAAVLTNSAEKAKWLAEVEEMRLRILDMRTVLVDELKKALPTKNFDHLLKQRGMFSYTGFTKEQVARLKDEFAVYLVGTGRVCMAGVNRHNVKRIVEAFAAVSQ, encoded by the coding sequence GTGTTTGAACATGTTGATGCTTATCCGGGCGACCCAATTCTGTCGTTAATGGATGAATTTAATAAAGACACTCGCGATAACAAAATTAATTTGAGTATTGGTCTTTACTACGATGGCGAAGGTAAAACACCTGAGCTGGCAACGGTGGGTACCGCTAAAGCGTCACTCAACAAGTTACCAGCAAGTGCCTCTTTGTATTTGCCAATGGAAGGTTTAAAAGATTACCGTCTTGAACTGCAAAAATTGGTATTTGGTGAGGATTGCCCGCTGATTGCACAAGAGCGTATTGCAACAGTGCAAACCATTGGTGGCTCAGGTGCATTAAAAATCGGCGCAGATTTCTTACATCAATACTATCCTGACTCAGAAGTTTGGTGCAGTGACCCAACGTGGGAAAACCATGCCTCTATTTTCTCAGGTGCGGGCACAAAAGTTCATTATTACCCATACTTTGATGAAAAAACTAAAGGTGTTAAATTCGATGAAATGCTCGCAACATTCAAGAAATTGCCTGCAAATAGCATCATTTTAATGCACCCATGCTGCCATAACCCAACAGGTTCTGACTTAACGCCAGCACAGTGGGATGAAGTCACGAAAGTGGCAATTGAACACAAACTTATCCCATTCTTAGACATTGCTTACCAAGGTTTTGCCGAAGGTATCAATGAAGATGCTTATGCGATTAGAGCGATGGTTAAAGCAGGCTTAACCGTATTTGTCAGCAATTCATTCTCTAAAATCTTTGGTATCTATGGCGAACGTGCAGGTGGGTTATCGGTTATTTGTGAAAATACTGATGAGCGTGACCGCGTATTAGGCCAGCTTAAAGCGGGTGTGCGCCGTTTATATTCAAGCCCTCCATCTAATGGGGCAAAAATTGTGGCTGCGGTACTGACCAACAGCGCAGAAAAAGCGAAATGGTTAGCAGAAGTGGAAGAAATGCGTTTACGTATTTTAGACATGCGTACTGTGCTGGTGGATGAGCTGAAAAAAGCATTACCAACCAAAAACTTCGACCATTTATTGAAACAGCGCGGAATGTTCAGTTATACCGGTTTCACTAAAGAACAAGTCGCTCGCCTAAAAGACGAATTTGCAGTGTATTTAGTGGGCACAGGCCGTGTATGTATGGCTGGTGTCAACCGTCACAATGTAAAACGTATCGTTGAGGCATTTGCTGCAGTTAGCCAGTAA